The DNA segment GTGCCGCGTCCCGCACGTCATGGGCGCGGCACCGGTCACAGGCTCTCGCGGAACTCCCGCAGCAGCTTCTGGGTGCGCTGCGCGGAGGCGGCCAGCGCCGTCATGTGGTCCAGCACCTCCAGGTGCGCGGCCACCTCCTCGCGCGAGTCGAGGTAGAGCGCGCCGGTCAGATACTCGGTGAACACCATGTCCGGCAGCTCCCGTTCGGCGAACCGGAACAGGGTGAAGGGGGCGTACGCCCCCGGGTGCGGGCCGGCCGCGAACTCCGCGAGCTGGATGGTGATGCCGTCCCGGTCGGCGTACTCCAGCAGCCGGTCCAGCTGGTCGCGCATCACCTCGGACCGCGTGCTCACCGGGCGGCGCAGCACCGTCTCGTCCATCACGAACCACAGGTGCGGGGCGTCCTCCCGCTCCAGCAGCCGCTGCCGCTCCAGGCGCAGCGCCACATGCCGCTCCACCGTCTCCGCGCCGTGCTGCCCTATGGGCCCGGCCTCCAGCACCGCCCGCGCGTACGCCTCGGTCTGGAGCAGGCCGGGGATGAAGTGGGGCTCGTAGGACCGGATCAGGCGGGCGGCGCCCTCCAGGCTGACGTACAGGCTGAACCAGTCCGGCAGCACGTCGTGGAAGCGCTGCCACCAGTCCGGCTGGTTGGCCTCCTCGGCCAGCCGCACGAACGCGGCGGCCTCCTCCTCGCCCACCCCGTACGCGGCCAGCAGCGCCTGCACGTACGGGATCTTCAGCGCGACCTCGGCCGTCTCCATCCGCCGCACGGTCGCCGAGGCCACCCGCAGCACCCGCGCCGCCTCGTCCCGGCTCAGCCCGGCCGACTCCCGCAGCTCCTGCAACCGCCGCCCGAGCACCACCTGCCCCACCGTGGGAGCGGCCCGCCGCTCACTCACCCCGGCCCCCTCCCCACTGATCCGTACAGCCAGTCTGCCACGCGGGGGTCCTGCGCACAGGAGGGATCAATCAGCCACTGGGGGGCGGGAGTTGGCCGAGTAGGCGCGGAATCCGCGGGCACACGAACCCCGTGCTCGACTACGACAAGGAAGCCGAGTCCTATGACCAACTTCGTGGCGGGGAGCCCCGTGCTCGGGCCGCTGCCGATGCCGTGCTCGGGCTGGTTCCGGAGGGTGGGGGGCGGCTGCTGGACAACGGGTGCGGTACCGGGATCGTCACGCGGCAACTGATCGAGGCGCGGCCGGGGTTGCGGGTGACGGGGGTCGATCTCACGTCGGCGATGGCGGGGAGGGCGGCTGTTCGGGTGCCCGGTGCCGTGGTGCGGGGGGACAGCCGGCGACTGCCCTTTCCGGACGGGGTGTTCGACGTCGTCACCAGTGTGTGGCTGCTGCATCTGATGGACGATCCCGCCGATCTGCGGGCCGTGCTCGGGGAGTGCGCGCGGGTGTTGCGGCCTGGCGGGACCTATGTGACAACCGTCGACAAGGCGAGGGCGCACGACGTGGGCAGTGACATCGACGCCGTGCTCGGGCCGCGCCCCCGGCGGCCCGCCTCCGACGACCCGGCCAAGGTGGACGCGTACGCCGCCGGGGCCGGGCTGGTCAGGACCGGGCAGGCGCGGTTCACCGGGGTCGGGCAGGGGCGCAGCCCGCGCCGGACGATCAAGGACCTCCGGCGCGGGTGGTTCACCCTGCTGCCGCCCGGCGAGCCGCGTACCGAGGAGTTCGCCGCGCGGCTGGCCCGCCTGCCCGACCAGGACCGTCCCCGCGCGGACCCCGTCTTCACCCTGCACGCGTACCGGCGGTCCGGGTAGGGGCCCGCCCGCACTGACCGGCCGCACCCGGCCGGCCATACCGCCCGCCCATGCCCCCGACCGCACCCACCCGGTCCAGCCGCGCGGCTCCGAGGCTTGCCGTATCGGCAACAGTTCTTGCCGTCGGCCACCGCCCCGTCGCACGCTGGGCGCAGCCGGAGCAGAGCCGGGGAAGAGAGGCCGACCAGCATGGCGCACGACCACCACAAACCCGCCGGGCACGGGCACGGACACGGGCACGGGCATCAGACCGACATCGACTGGGCCGAGATGGGCCCGGTACTGGAGTCCCAGGCGGAGCTGCTCGCGCCCGCCTACCGCGAGGCGATGGCCTGGCTCGCCGAGGAGACCCCCGAGCCGGGCCTGATCGTGGACGCGGGCAGCGGCCCCGGCGTCGTCGCCTGCCTGTTCGCCGAGGAGTTCCCCGGCGCCCGGGTCACCGCCGTCGACGGCAGTGGACCCCTGCTGGAGCGCGCCCGCGCCCGCGCCGCCCGCCTCGGCGTGGACGGCCGCTTCTCCACCGTCACCGGTGAACTCCCGGAAGCACTGGACGAGTTGGAGTTCCCGGCCGACCTGCTGTGGGCCAGCCGCAGCCTGCACCACCTCGGGGACCAGCGGGCCGCGCTCGCCGCGTTCGTGGAGCGGCTCGCCCCCGGCGGCACCCTCGCCCTCCTGGAGGGCGGTCTCCCCGCCCGCTACCTGCCCCGCGACATCGGCATCGGCCGCCCCGGACTCCAGTCCCGGCTCAACGCGGCCGAGGAGGAGTGGTTCAGCCGGATGCGCGCCGAACTGCCCGGCGCCGTCGCCGAGCCCGAGGACTGGCCCGCCCTGCTCACCTCGGCCGGCCTGAAGCCCACCCGCACCCGTACCTTCCTGCTGGACCTGCCCGCCCCCGCCGACGAGGCCGCCCGCGACTACGCCGCCGCCTACTTCACCCGGCTGCGCGACGGCCTCGGCGACGTCCTGGACGCCGACGACCGGGCCACCGTGGACCGCCTCCTCGACCGCGCCGACCCGGAGAGCCTGTACCAGCGGGCCGACCTGTTCGTGCTGGACGCGTACACCGTCTACACGGCCGTACGCCCCCGCTGAGTCAGTTCGCCGCGAGGAGTTGCCGGGCCAGCCGGTCCCCGAGCGCGACCGCCGCGTCATGGCTCTCGACCGGGGACACCCGCGCCTCCTTGAACAGGATGTACGTCACCCCGGACTCGGCGCCCCCGGTCGCCGGGTCCGGGTCGATGCCGAGCGCCTCGGCGGTCGCGTACGACGCCTCGCCGATGATCTCCTTCGGGCCGGTGTCCCCGACGACGGCGTACTCCACCCGGTCGCCGTGGATGACGGCGACCACTGCGCCGCCCGCGATGCCGGCCGCCGCGGGGTCCCACAGGGCGCTGTTGCCGGGCACCACCACGTACGGTAGCGTGTCGGCGCGCAGCGGCCTGCCGTCGGACTGGTGGTAGGCGGTGTCGTCCTGGTACCAGGGGTCGCGGTCCTCGTTGCAGTTCGCGGTGCGCTGCCCGTCGCAGTCCACGTCCAGGTCCGCCTGCCAGAACACCGCGCCCTCCAGCCCGCACACCGGGACGGTCGCGGGGCTCTCGGCGTCGGTGCGGTACAGACCTGCGGAGACCCGGTCGCAGGTCCGTACCTTGGCCAGCAGGTCGGCCGCGGGGATCGTGCCCTCCCGGGCCCGCCTCGGCGTGTCACCCTGCGCGGCGGCCAGGGCCGTGGCGCAGAGCAGGACGGTCCCGGCGGCGGTGGCGAGACCCAGGGGACGAAGACGCACGGCGCGGAGCCCTTCCCGGCGAGGCGGCACGCGGCGCCGCCCGCCCCGGGGACGGGACGGGCGGCCCGGTGGCGCGGAGGTGTCAGACCATGTCGAACGTGGCCGGGTCGGGACCCAGCCGCTTGTTCTCGTCCAGCGCGCTGATGGCGGCGAGGTCCTCGTCGTCCAGGCTGAAGTCGAACACCTCGATGTTCTCCTTGATCCGCGACGGCGTCACGGACTTCGGGATGACGATGTTGCCCAGCTGGATGTGCCAGCGGAGCACGACCTGCGCGGGCGTACGCCCGTGCTTCTGGGCGATGGCGACGATCGCCGGGACCTCCAGCAGGCCCTTGCCCTGGCCGAGCGGCGACCACGCCTCGGTCGCGATGCCGTGCTCGGCGTTGAACTCCCGCGCCGCGCGCTGCTGGAGCTGCGGGTGCAGCTCGATCTGGTCGACCGCCGGGACGACGGACGTCTCCGCGATCAGCCGCTGAAGGTGCTCGGGCAGGAAGTTGGACACTCCGATCGCGCGGATGCGGCCGTCGGAGTACAGCTTCTCGAACGCCTTGTAGGTGTCGAGGTAGTTGTCCCGCGCGGGCAGCGGCCAGTGGATCAGATAGAGGTCGAGGTAGTCGAGACCGAGCTTCGCCAGCGACGTGTCGAAGGCACGCAGGGTGGAGTCGTACCCCTGGTCGCTGTTCCAGAGCTTGGTGGTGACGAAGAGGTCCTCGCGGGGCAGGCCGGAGGCCGCGATGGCCTTGCCGGTGCCCTCTTCGTTGCCGTAGATCGCCGCGGTGTCGATGCTGCGGTACCCGGTCTCCAGCGCCGTGGCGACCGCGCGCTCCGCCTCGTCGTCCGGGACCTGCCAGACGCCGAAGCCGAGCTGGGGCATCTCGACACCGTTGTTGAGGATGATCGGGGGGACCTTGCTGCTCACGAGCCTGTGATCCTTCGGTTGTGGACAGGTGCTGTACCCATCGTCAACGATCATCGGCCGGTCCGCATTCCTGACGGCGGGATCAGGACCGGTAGAGGGCTTCCACCTCGTGCTCGTACGCCTTCTCGATCGCCTTGCGCTTCAGCTTCAGCGACGGCGTCAGCAGCCCGTGCTCCTCGGTGAACGGCTGGGCCAGGATGCGGAACGTACGGATCGACTCAGCCTGCGAGACCAGAGTGTTCGCCGCGACCACCGCCCGGCGCACCTCGGTCTCCAGATCGGCGTCGTGCACCAGCTCGGCCGGGGCCGGGCGGGGCTTGCCGCGCATCTGGAGCCAGTGGTCGACCGCCTCCTGGTCCAGGGTGACCAGCGCCGCGATGTACGGGCGGTCGTTGCCGACGACGATGCACTGGTTGACCAGCGGATGATCCCGCACCCGCTCCTCCAGCACGCCGGGGGAGACGCTCTTGCCGCCGGAGGTCACCAGGATCTCCTTCTTGCGGCCGGTGATGGTCAGATAGCCGTCCTCGTCCAGCGAGCCCAGGTCACCGGTGGCGAGCCAGCCGTCGTGCAGGGTCTCGTCGGTCGCCTTGGGGTTGTTGAGGTAGCCCTGGAAGACGTTCCCGCCGTGCAGCCAGACCTCGCCGTCGTCGGCGACGTGCACGCTCACCCCGGGGACGGCCTGGCCGACGGTGCCGTAGCGGGTGCGCTCGGGCGGGTTGGCGGTGGCGGCGGCCGTCGACTCGGTCAGGCCGTAGCCCTCGTAGATCTGGACGCCGGCGCCCGCGAAGAACAGGCCGAGGCGGCGGTCCATCGCCGAGCCGCCCGACATCGCGTTGCGGATACGGCCGCCCATCGCCGCGCGGACCTTGGAGTACACCAGCTTGTCGAAGAGCTGGTGCTGCATCCTCAGGCCCGCCGAGGGACCGGGGCCGATGCCCCACGCCTTGGCCTCCAGGGCGTCGGCGTACTTCACGGCCACGTCGACCGCCTTCTCGAAGGGCGTCGCCTTGCCGTCCTTCTCCGCCTTGCGCCGGGCCGAGTTGAACACCTTCTCGAAGATGTACGGCACCGCCAGGATGAACGTCGGCCGGAACGCGGCGAGGTCCGGCAGCAGGGCGGCCGCGTGCAGCTGGGGCTGGTGGCCGAAGCGGACCCGGCCCCGGAGCGCGGCGACCTCCACCATGCGGCCGAAGACGTGCGCCAGCGGCAGGAAGAGCAGGGTGGACGCCTCGTCGCCCTTTTTTGAGTGGAACACCGACTCCCAGCGGCGGATCACCGCGTCCGCCTCGAACATGAAGTTGCCGTGCGAGAGGACGCAGCCCTTGGGGCGGCCGGTGGTGCCCGAGGTGTAGATGACGGTGGCGGTGGACTCCGGGGTGACCGCCGCGCGGTGCCGGTGCACCACATCGTCGTCCAGGTGCGCCCCGGCGTCGTACAGCTCCCGTACGCAGTTCGCGTCGAGCTGCCAGAGCTGGCGCAGGCGGGGGAGGCGGCCGATGACCGTGGCGATCGTCATCGCGTGGTCCTCGTGCTCCACCACGGCGGAGGTGACCTCGGCGTCGTGCAGCATCCAGAAGCACTGCTCGGCGGAGGAGGTCGGGTAGATCGGCACCACCTGGGCGCCGATCGTCCACAGCGCGAAGTCGAAGAGGGTCCACTCGTAACGGGTGCGGGACATGATGGCGACCCGGTCGCCGAAGCGGACGCCCTGGGCGAGCAGGCCCTTGGCGAGGGCGACGACCTCGTCACGGAACTCGGCGGCGGTCACGTCCCGCCACTTGCCCTGATCGTCCTTGCGGCCGAGGGCGATGTGCAGCGGGTCGGTGCGCGCGTTGTCGAAGACGGTGTCGGCCAGACCGCCCACCGGCGGCTCCGACTCCCTCTCCGTCGCAGGGTTGGTGAACTCGCGCAAACCTCGCTCCCCCCTTGCTCGCTCTTCCTCGCTCCTCCGTCACGGACCCGCGACGCTCCGCACAGCGCCGTGAAAGCTACCCCACCGAATGGCCGGATGGGAGGGGTCCGGAAACCGGCCAAACCTCACGTACCTCACGGACACCACCCGGAAAATCCCCGCACATGCGGAAGGGCCGGACACGATACTGACGGGTCGGTACGTACCCCGGTCGTAATCTCCACCGAATCTGTACGGGCCGGTCACGGGGTGGGGCGTGGCGCAGAGGGGTCGGGGAGGCTGTCGGTCACTGCCACAAGGGCGCCGGGGCGAAATGCGCCATCTCCCCTCCGGGAGCCTCAGCCGCTCCGCCGCCGCAGCCGCTCCCCGCCCGCCAGGATCGCCGCCGCGAGTGCGTTCGCCGCGCCCTCCGTCGTGCCCCTCGCGCGGGCGTGGGTCAGGGTGAAGTCGACCTTGCCGAGGTCGGGGAGGCCGGCGCGGTCGGGGATACGGGTCAGGCCCGGGGGGATGAGGTGGCGGGAGTGGGCCATGACGCCGAGGCCCGCTCGGGCGGCGGCGATGAGGCCGTTGAGGCTGGCGCTGGTGCAGACGACGCGGTAGGGGCGGGAGTGGGCGTCCAGGGTCTCCAGGGCGCGGGCGCGGGTGATGCCGGGTGGGGGATAGACGATCAGGGGGACGGGGCGGTCCGGGTCGAGGCGCAGGCGGTCCGTGCCGATCCAGACGAGGTCGTCCCGCCAGACCAGGCGGCCGCGTGGGTCCTCGGGGCGGCGCTTGGCGAGGACCAGGTCGAGCTTGCCCTCGGCCAGGCGCTCGTGCAGCGTGCCGGACAGCTCCACCGTGAGTTCGAGGTCGACCTCGGGATGGTCGTACCGGAAGCCCTCCAGGATCTCCGGGAGCCGGGTCAGCACGAAGTCCTCCGAGGCGCCGAACCGCAGCCGGCCCCGTACGCGCGGGCCGGAGAAGTACGCCGACGCCTGCTCCTGCACCTCCAGCAGCCGCCGCGCGAACCCGAGCATCGCCTCGCCGTCGCCGGTCAGTTCCACCGAGTGGGTGTCACGCGCGAACAGCTGGCGGCCCGCCGCCTCCTCCAGCCGGCGCACGTGCTGGCTCACCGTCGACTGCCGCAGCCCCAGCCGCCGCGCGGCCTGCGTGAAGCTGAGCGTCTGCGCCACCGCGAGGAACGTCCGCAGGTGCGTGGGGTCGTACATGGAGGCCAGCCTAGCCCGGTCATCACGAACCGCGATCGCAGTCAGAGCGGTATGCCGGATTCCGCGATCGGCGCCGACCGGGCACGATGGAGATCGTCCGCCCCCACCGACACGCTACGGAGCCCTGTGAAACGCCGGCTGCCCATCGACCCGTACATCGCGCTGCTCCTCGGCACGGTGGGCCTGGCCGCGCTGCTGCCCGCGCGGGGTGTCGCCGCCGACGTGGCCTCCGGTGCCTCGACGGCCGCCATCGCGTTCCTGTTCTTCCTCTACGGCGCCCGCCTCTCCACCCGCGAGGCGATGGACGGACTGCGCCACTGGCGGCTCCATCTCACCGTCCTGGCCTGCACCTTCGTCGTCTTCCCGCTACTCGGGCTGGCGGCGCGCGGACTGGTACCGGTACTGCTGACCCAGCCGCTGTACCAGGGTCTGCTGTTCCTCACCCTGGTGCCGTCGACCATCCAGTCCTCCATCGCCTTCACCTCCATCGCGCGCGGCAACGTCCCCGCCGCCATCTGCGCCGGCTCCTTCTCCTCCCTCGTCGGCATCGTGGTCACCCCGCTGCTCGCCTCCGTGCTGCTGGGCAACTCCGGCGGCGGCTTCTCCGCCGACTCGCTGCTGAGGATCGTGCTGCAACTGCTGGTGCCGTTCCTCGCCGGACAGCTCCTGCGGCGCTGGATCGGCGGCTTCGTCGCCCGGCACAAGAAGGTGCTCGGACTGGTCGACCGTGGCTCGATCCTGCTGGTCGTCTACACCGCGTTCAGCGAGGGCATGGCCCAGGGCATCTGGCACCAGGTGAGCGTCCCGAGGCTCGGCGCGCTGCTCCTGGTGGAGGCGGTCCTGCTCGCGGTGATGCTGGCGCTGACCTGGTACGGGGCGCGGGCGCTCGGGTTCGGCCGGGGCGACCGCATCGCCATCCAGTTCGCCGGGTCGAAGAAGTCCCTCGCCTCCGGACTCCCCATGGCCGGCGTCCTGTTCGGCGCCCACGCCTCCCTCGCCGTACTGCCGCTGATGCTCTTCCACCAGATGCAGCTCATGGTCTGCGCGGTCATCGCCAAGCGCCGCGCCCACGACCCCGAGGAATCCCCGGCCGCACAGGCCCAGGTACCCCGCCCGCGCGTGCGGCCGGACGGCGACGGCGCCCCGTAGACCGCCGAACGCGTCTCGTTCACGCACCCGTTGATCCAGATTTCCGGCACGGACAGCGGGCGAGGGCTAACGTTCCGTCATGACCGCAGCCCCCGTACTCGACCCCCGGCGCACCGCCCTGGTCCTCGTCGACCTCATGGACCGTCTCGTCGCGCTGCCGCTTGAACCCCGCAAGGGCACCGAAGTGCTCACCGCCTGCGAGGAGTTGGCGGCGCGGTGCCGCGCCGGGGGAGCGCTCGTCGTACTCGTCCGGGTCGAACGGCCCGCCGTCGCCGAACAGCCGCCCGGCAGCGGTCTCGTGGCCGGACTGCTCCACGAGGGCGACCGGGAGGTGGTCAAGCGGACCATCGGGGCGTTCCAGGGCACCGGGCTGGACGAGCTGCTGCGGGACCAGGGCGTCGACACCCTCGTCCTCGGCGGCATCGCCACCAACCTGGGGGTCGAGTCCACCGCCCGCGCCGCCGCCGACCTGGGCTACGAACTGGTCTTCGTGGAGGACGCCATGGCCGCGTTCACGGCCGCCGAGCACGACGCGTCGGTACGGCTGGACTTCCCCCGCCTGGGCACGGTCACCATGGTCGGACGGCTGGACTTCGCGGCCGTACGGGACTGAGGGCGTACCTTTCCGGCCACCCGGCGGCCCCTCCCACCGGCCACCCGACGGCCCCTCCCACCGACCGCCCGACGCACGGAGCCGACCGTTCACCGCAAACGCGCCGCGCCCCTCCTTCTCAACCCACCCGCCCCGACCTACCGTCCGGCCCCATGAGCAGCCCCCCTGTCGCGCCCCCGGGCTGGAGCCGCTGGCTCGTACCGCCCGCCGCGCTCTCCGTCCACCTCTCCATCGGCCAGGCGTACGCCTGGAGCGTGTTCAAGCCACCCCTGGAATCCGCGCTGCACCTCGACGGCACCCAGAGCGCGCTGCCGTTCCAGCTGGCGATCGTGATGCTCGGTCTTTCCGCCGCGTTCGGCGGCACCCTGGTCGAGCGCAACGGCCCGCGCTGGGCGATGACCGTGGCCCTGGTCTGCTTCTCCTCCGGGTTCCTGATCTCCGCGCTCGGCGCCCAGACCCAGCAGTACTGGCTGATCGTCCTCGGGTACGGGTTCGTCGGCGGCATCGGCCTGGGCATCGGCTACATCTCGCCCGTCTCCACCCTGATGAAGTGGTTCCCGGACCGGCCCGGCATGGCCACCGGCATCGCCATCATGGGCTTCGGCGGCGGCGCCCTGATCGCCTCGCCGTGGTCGGCCCAGATGCTGGAGTCCTTCGGCACCGGCCACTCCGGGATCGCGCTGGCGTTCCTGGTGCACGGGCTCGCGTACGCCGTGTTCATGACCCTCGGCGTGCTGCTGGTCCGGGTGCCCCGGCCGGACGGGCGCACCAAGAGCGGCACGGACGCGGCCGTGGGCGTCCAGGTCTCGGCCCGCAGCGCGCTGCGCACCCCGCAGTTCTGGTTCCTGTGGGTCGTGCTGTGCACCAACGTCACGGCCGGGATCGGCATCCTGGAGAAGGCCGCGCCGATGATCACGGACTTCTTCGCGGACAGCTCCACCCCGGTCTCCGTCTCGGCGGCGGCTGGCTTCGTCGCCCTGCTGTCGGCGGCCAACATGGCGGGCCGGATCGGCTGGTCCTCCACCTCCGACCTCATCGGCCGCAAGAACATCTACCGGGTCTACCTGGGCGTCGGCGCGCTGATGTACCTGGTCCTCGCCCTTTTCGGGGACACCTCCAAGCCGCTGTTCGTGCTGTGCGCGCTGGTCGTCCTCTCCTTCTACGGCGGCGGCTTCGCCACGGTCCCCGCGTATCTGAAGGACCTCTTCGGCACGTATCAGGTCGGCGCCATCCACGGCCGGCTGCTCACCGCCTGGTCCACCGCGGGCGTACTCGGCCCGCTGATCGTCAACTGGATCGCCGACCGGCAGGAGGGCGCGGGCAAGCACGGACCCGCGCTGTACGGACTCTCCTTCTCGATCATGATCGGCCTGCTCCTCGTCGGTTTCGTCGCCAACGAGCTGATCCGCCCCGTCCACCCCCGTCACCACGTCCCCGCCCCGAAGGAGGCCCCCGATGCCCAGCGAGAGCAGCCCGCCTGACCGGCGCCCCCTGATCGCCCTCTCCTGGCTCTGGGTGGGCGCGCCGCTCGCCTACGGGCTGTACGAACTGGTGCGGAAGGCGACGCAGCTGTTCACCGGGTGAGGTGTCGGGCGCCCGTACGAGGGTCTGCGTGAAGCCGACAAAGGGGATGCCCGATTCCTGTGGCTTCACGTACCCCCGTACCCGTGAGTCACTGCGCAGACTGGAGAGTCCCGCCAACCACGGCAGCAGTGAGGGGACCCCGACATGCACGGCTCGCGTATCGCCGCGATCGGCCACTACCAGCCCGCCAAGGTGCTCACCAACGAGGACCTGGCGCGCATGGTCGACACCAGCGACGAGTGGATCACCAGCCGGGTCGGCATCCACACCCGGCACATCGCGGGCCCCGACGAACCGGTGGACGAGCTGGCCGCGCACGCCGCCGCCAAGGCCCTGGCCGCGGCCGGGCTCGCCCCCGGCGACATCGACCTGGTGCTGGTCGCCACCTCCACCGCGATCGACCGCTCCCCTAACACCGCCGCCCGGGTCGCGGCCCGGCTGGGCATTCCCGAGCCCGCCGCGATGGACGTCAACGTGGTGTGCGCCGGCTTCACCCACGCGCTGGCCACCGCCGACCACACGGTACGGGCGGGCGCCGCGACGCGTGCGCTGGTGATCGGCGCGGACAAGATGTCCGAGGTCACCGACTGGACCGACCGCACCACTTGCGTCCTGGTCGGCGACGGCGCGGGCGCGGCGGTGGTCGAGGCGTGCGCGCCGGGGGAGGAGGCCGGGATCGGGCCGGTGCTGTGGGGTTCGGTGCCGGAGATGGGCAACGCGGTACGGATCGAGGGCACGCCGCCGAGGTTCGCGCAGGAGGGGCAGAGCGTGTACCGCTGGGCCACCACCCAGCTCCCGCCGATCGCCCGGCGGGCCTGCGAGAAGGCCGGCGTCGACCCGGCCGAGCTGGCGGCGGTCGTCCTGCACCAGGCCAACCTGCGGATCATCGAGCCGCTGGCGCAGAAGATCGGCGCGGTGAACGCGGTCGTGGCCCGCGATGTCACCGAGTCCGGCAACACCTCCGCCGCGAGCATCCCGCTCGCCCTCTCCAAGCTGATCGAACAGGGCGCCGTCCGCACCGGCGACCCGGCCCTCCTGTTCGGCTTCGGCGGCAACCTCTCCTACGCCGGCCAGGTGATCCGCTGCCCCTGACCCGGGGTGGCCGAAGGCACAGATACGCAGGTGAAAGGCGCTCCGAAACCTTGGTATTGTTGTCCATGTCGCCGCGGGGAACACCCCCGGCCGGGTGACAGACACCTTGTCCGGGTGGCGGAATGGCAGACGCGCTAGCTTGAGGTGCTAGTGCCCTTTATCGGGCGTGGGGGTTCAAGTCCCCCCTCGGACACCACAAAGGCCCTTGCTGAGCAAGGGCCTTTTTGTCGTTCCGGGCTCGCCTTTCCGAGGTTTCCGCACCTCGGTGTCGGCATGGGTGGTAAATACAGTCATCCAGTACGACAGAAAGTGAACCGCCGTGTCCGTACAGTCCTCACGGCCCGACGTGGACGCGGCCGCAGCCGCGATCAAGGGCATCTGGTTTCCCGTCAAAGGCACCGTGCACAGCCTCCCCGAGGTGCTGGCGCCCGACGAGATGGTGCAGGTCCTCGCAGTGGCCCACCATGACCGTGCGATGGGCGTACTCGTCCTCACCGACCGGCGCTTCCTGTTCCGGGCACAGAACTGGTCCGGCCAGCGGATGGTGACGCACTCCTTCCCGGAGATCACCGACATCCGGTGGTCGGGCGGGCTTGAGCAGGGGGTGCTCACCGTGTTCATCGGCGGCTGGGCGGCCGAGTTCAAGAACATGGACAAGCGGGACGGGCAGCACCTCGCCGAGTGCATGCGGCAGTGGCGCCAGTGGTATGCGGCGCAGGGCGGTGCGGGTGCGCCGCAGTACGGGCAGCCCGTGCAGACTGCGCCAATCCCTCCGCAGTACGGTCAGCACACTCAAGCGGCGCCCGTTCCTCAGCAGTACGCGCAGCCCGCTCCGGCGGCCCCGGTCCACCCGCAGTACGCACAACCGGCCCCGGTTCCGCCGCAGTACGCCGCCCCGCACCACGCCCAGCCGGCCTCGCCCGCGCCCGTCCCGCCCCAGTCGCCGCGGCCTCCGGCCTCCTCCGGTGGCGGTCTCTTCGGGCGGCGGCGCCGGGAGGCGGAGGCGGAGGCCGCGCGGCTCGGGGACGAGCTGCGGGCGCACGCGGCCGACACCGAGACGTTGCGCGCGGAGAACGCCCGCCTCCAGGCCCAGCTGTCCGCACTAGTCGGCGCCGACGCCGCCCGGCTGGCGCAGGAGGCGGAGCGGATCGGCCGCACCCATGCCGAGCGGCTGGGAGAGCTGGAGCGGATCGACGCCGTACTGGACGCCAAGGTGGAGGCAGCCGCCGTTCGTGCCGAGGGCGAGCTGCACGGCACCCGGCAGCGGCTGACCGAGATGGAGGCGCAGGCTCAGGAGGCCGAGCGCCGGCTCGCCGCCGCGCGCGGCGCGCTGGTCGTCACCGACGACCTGGCGCTGCTCCAGGAAGCGGGGATCTACGAGTACCGCCACCCGCTGGCGGACGCCGTCGCGTACAAGGCCGAGCTGGACCGGATCAAGGAGCAGTACAAGGCGCTGACCAAGAACGGCCGTGCGGTGGTCGGTGTCA comes from the Streptomyces seoulensis genome and includes:
- a CDS encoding DUF4041 domain-containing protein, which codes for MSVQSSRPDVDAAAAAIKGIWFPVKGTVHSLPEVLAPDEMVQVLAVAHHDRAMGVLVLTDRRFLFRAQNWSGQRMVTHSFPEITDIRWSGGLEQGVLTVFIGGWAAEFKNMDKRDGQHLAECMRQWRQWYAAQGGAGAPQYGQPVQTAPIPPQYGQHTQAAPVPQQYAQPAPAAPVHPQYAQPAPVPPQYAAPHHAQPASPAPVPPQSPRPPASSGGGLFGRRRREAEAEAARLGDELRAHAADTETLRAENARLQAQLSALVGADAARLAQEAERIGRTHAERLGELERIDAVLDAKVEAAAVRAEGELHGTRQRLTEMEAQAQEAERRLAAARGALVVTDDLALLQEAGIYEYRHPLADAVAYKAELDRIKEQYKALTKNGRAVVGVTEWTVNGSAAEGRRMVRDFSKLMLRAYNAEADAAVRGMKPHRLASLVDRLVKSRETIAKLGKTMQIQVTDQYHRLRVKELELTADHLAKQEAEKERRREERERQREEERLEREIARERARLDKERNRLVLALNRARTAGQADATQIAELERKLTDLDAEEEAIDRREANRRAGYVYVISNIGAFGESMVKIGLTRRLDPMDRVIELGDASVPFRFDVHALIYSDDAVGLERALHQEFEPQRVNRVNARREFFHVTPGQVRDALTRHAGQHLLEFHEQPDAPEWRASVAAGRE